A portion of the Papilio machaon chromosome Z, ilPapMach1.1, whole genome shotgun sequence genome contains these proteins:
- the LOC106717293 gene encoding uncharacterized protein LOC106717293: MNGGVNGSMEEVMEVSHPTSPKGKQLTSEDNELDNCSETSTSAEVHNHVNITEELTTEDTLTCSTENDSENSDKLCDVKIPNTEEGEDSQSESPMENQCNISTEPSPAAPDTESTRSADIENDKFDGENSETEELQHSNVNLDNKETHNNNKAEKESLDEEDTTASTEDKSEDVGLNLDIQNDICDEDSSKENETKVEDTDIEFVENEDNKNEQNGESQDYLILDGEDGLENAEVIIENNIKIPVPENKVQLRRSSRAIKRKRYDDDLENGNDVSDEAVHIEDNLRRKSRPIVISDPKSLVQMAVKQMKGNVSSHQKKETTVVILDTNAITQNKPIPIKNANLLSAHNYMNYVGRGTSITPVSAKTNSSIQSSSSGSAQPLILPSLTDDMFVVEAPSFIVPYVYEKPSIKPFREFVDLLGNELEKQKSKEEKDSAVDKDKLEANKDEKVDEEKSEAEAVTAEAEKGADKEELKEQDEDKEHKEEKKKSKEEKKAEKRKKGNEDDDDASWDGESSTESDDEAGSDDEEKTVVIKDKADLSDELKDVTRLPVDKVVCGKSDNYFDCSLGKFFMDIGLNLVQEFVQNDLLKQQNRKLSREKRAGHNTRATETSIASLMKNLEISQEKNSPYRHKQNKCEFCSFKSESMLVMLHHLETPHMKNSVYKCNYCSFEIRSPHDILYHMEAEHNVRGKLERAPAYHQCANCPFEDNGKGKLARHLLPCSRKFKPETNLAPPIEWEPPAKIPKITRSRNNMMGTYQSAFNRGGMGVRTPIPGGLTPVGAAGAFRARGRSPLLPAPRAALPAPVLRGGAIIRQGSPSLLPTNFAANNKGGKCMQQPSISITPLPRQPLPVLPQPAHQNKGSFVICEICDGYIKDLEQLRNHMQWIHKVKIHPKMIYNRPPLNCQKCQCRFFTDQGLERHLLGSHGLVTSSMQEAANKGKDAGRCPVCGRVYQWKLLNHVARDHNLTLKPAHLSYKCTVCTATFGMYKQFESHVYSAHSVVAKRVMDKSKIPPAKPTNDSLLKPLKINDEITIIPQSAKPASAAKQK, from the exons ATGAATGGGGGAGTGAATGGCAGTATGGAGGAAGTAATGGAGGTATCACATCCAACTTCCCCTAAGGGCAAGCAACTTACCTCTGAAGACAATGAGCTGGACAACTGCAGTGAAACCAGCACCAGTGCCGAGGTACACAATCATGTGAACATTACTGAGGAGCTAACAACTGAAGATACATTGACTTGCTCAACAGAAAATGATAGCGAAAATAGTGATAAATTATGTGATGTAAAAATACCAAATACAGAAGAAGGGGAGGATTCTCAAAGTGAGAGTCCCATGGAAAACCAATGTAACATTAGTACTGAGCCAAGTCCTGCAGCTCCAGATACTGAGTCCACCAGATCTGCTGATATAGAAAACGATAAATTTGATGGTGAAAACAGTGAAACTGAGGAATTGCAACATTCTAATGTGAATTTAGATAACAAG gaaacacataataataacaaagcaGAAAAAGAGTCATTGGATGAAGAAGATACTACAGCGTCGACAGAAGATAAATCTGAAGATGTAGGTTTGAATTTagatattcaaaatgacatttgTGATGAAGATTCCTCTAaggaaaatgaaacaaaagtgGAGGATACTGACATAGAATTTGTTGAAAatgaagataataaaaatgaacaaaatggTGAGAGTCAAGATTACCTTATCCTTGATGGAGAAGATGGGTTAGAGAATGCAGAAGTTATCATagagaataatataaaaattccagTCCCAGAAAATAAAGTACAGTTACGTAGGAGCAGTAGAGCTATCAAAAGAAAGAGATATGATGATGATTTGGAGAATGGTAATGATGTATCAGATGAGGCTGTACACATAGAAGATAATCTAAGGCGCAAGTCTCGTCCAATTGTGATCAGTGACCCTAAATCATTAGTACAAATGGctgtaaaacaaatgaaaggaAATGTATCAAGTCACCAGAAGAAAGAAACCACAGTTGTTATCTTAGATACAAATGCTATTACACAAAACAAACCGATACctataaaaaatgcaaatctCTTAAGTGCGCACAATTACATGAACTATGTAGGTCGGGGCACCTCAATTACACCTGTTAGTGCTAAAACTAATTCATCAATACAAAGCAGTTCTTCAGGCAGTGCACAACCTCTTATACTGCCTTCGCTTACAGATGATATGTTTGTTGTTGAGGCACCATCTTTCATTGTACCATATGTGTATGAGAAACCTTCAATAAAGCCTTTTAGAGAATTTGTTGATTTATTGGGTAATGAACTAGAGAAACAGAAATCCAAGGAGGAAAAAGATAGTGCTGTAGATAAAGACAAACTTGAAGCAAACAAAGATGAGAAGGTGGATGAGGAGAAATCTGAAGCTGAAGCAGTAACTGCTGAAGCAGAGAAAGGGGCTGACAAAGAAGAATTGAAAGAACAAGATGAAGATAAAGAACATAAAGAAGAGAAAAAGAAAAGCAAAGAGGAAAAGAAAG ctgaaAAAAGGAAGAAAGGAaatgaagatgatgatgatgcatCTTGGGATGGTGAAAGCTCTACAGAATCTGATGATGAAGCAGGCAGCGATGATGAGGAAAAAACAGTGGTGATCAAAGATAAGGCAGATTTAAGTGATGAACTGAAAGATGTCACAAGGTTACCTGTAGACAAGGTGGTTTGTGGAAAGTCCGATAACTATTTTGACTGTTCCCTCGGTAAGTTCTTTATGGATATCGGTTTAAACCTTGTCCAAgaatttgtacaaaatgatttgctcaaacaacaaaatagaaaGCTCTCCAGAGAGAAAAGAGCAGGTCATAATACAAGGGCTACGGAAACTTCTATTGCATCTCTAATGAAAAACTTAGAGATTAGCCAAGAAAAGAACAGTCCTTATAGacataaacaaaacaagtgtgaattttgtagttttaaatcTGAGTCAATGTTAGTAATGCTGCATCACTTGGAGACGCCGCATATGAAAAACAGTGTGTATAAGTGTAACTATTGTTCATTTGAGATACGAAGTCCCCATGACATACTGTATCACATGGAAGCGGAGCACAATGTGCGCGGCAAGCTAGAGAGGGCTCCCGCATATCACCAATGTGCCAACTGTCCCTTCGAGGACAACGGCAAGGGCAAACTGGCCCGACATCTTCTGCCATGCTCAAGGAAGTTCAAACCGGAAACCAATTTGGCACCACCTATTGAATGGGAACCACCAGCTAAAATACCAAAG ATAACGCGGTCGCGCAACAACATGATGGGTACATACCAGTCGGCATTCAATCGAGGCGGAATGGGTGTGCGCACTCCGATACCGGGCGGGCTGACGCCTGTGGGCGCGGCGGGGGCATTCAGGGCGCGCGGCCGCAGCCCCCTGTTACCCGCACCCCGTGCAGCCCTCCCCGCGCCAGTGCTCCGCGGCGGCGCTATCATACGACAGGGCTCGCCTTCACTACTACCCACAAACTTTGCTGCG AATAACAAGGGTGGTAAATGTATGCAGCAGCCCTCAATATCTATAACACCGCTGCCGCGCCAGCCGCTGCCCGTCCTACCTCAGCCGGCGCACCAGAACAAGGGCTCGTTCGTCATCTGCGAGATATGTGATGGCTACATAAAAGATCTGGAGCAGCTCCGCAATCACATGCAGTGGATACACAAGGTCAAGATACATCCCAAGATGATATATAACAGGCCACCGTTGAACTGTCAGAAGTGTCAGTGCAG GTTCTTCACAGATCAAGGTCTTGAGAGACATCTTTTGGGGTCACACGGTCTTGTCACCAGCTCTATGCAGGAAGCCGCCAACAAGGGTAAAGACGCCGGAAGATGTCCAGTGTGTGGAAGG GTGTACCAATGGAAGTTGCTCAACCATGTTGCTCGGGATCACAATCTGACATTAAAGCCGGCACATTTATCCTACAAATGTACAGTTTGTACCGCCACCTTTGGTATGTACAAGCAATTCGAGAGTCACGTGTATTCAGCACACAGTGTGGTAGCCAAGCGTGTCATGGATAAAAGCAAGATTCCCCCGGCGAAACCCACCAATGACTCCTTGCTCAAGCCACTCAAGATCAACGATGAAATTACAATCATACCACAGTCAGCTAAACCCGCCTCCGCTGCTAAACAAAAATAA